One genomic region from Rhizobium rosettiformans encodes:
- a CDS encoding flagellin — protein sequence MTSILSNTASMAALQTLRSLSASLQTTQSQASSGLRVASASDNAAYWSISTTMSSDRRAVSAISDALGLGAAKVDTAYAGMEAVVDVLAEFKAKLVASKEDGVDKKKIQAELEQFKQQVVSIAEASSFGGQNWLNTDIAELDEPTQNRVSVVSSFIRSAGSGVSVDTTEVALDEISLFNRTGGGLLQSAKITKQVITPGGLPSDIGGLQNGAVSDTPHYGHSWFTFAGARSLGPTDQISFNVMVDANAPYSAGSNYSVVIDQALVNSALGKSDGSITGTAEMVTVMRAALTAAGVPADTSHDFHFSPTSGSGSLIDVFSLETTAPGQGSSIAIGSVSSTLASNYSFGLSQAYQHVNIRPAAYVPFTAGFQFQLTPSSQFSFDVNFPSAGTSQTYTVTKADVDAALGTSDGLVGSVADFATVLNSVVSELNFSSYSGNLSISPDTSGPHVGRYAVFNISNTSVTDILTVETNSTYVTLSGFDFLSIDITDPGADIDDLISALDVMSQAVVSGASILGALQSRIDLQAGFAEEMMATIDKGVGRLVDADLNAVSTRLKALQTQEQLALQSLQIANTQPEIILSLFR from the coding sequence ATGACAAGCATCCTTTCAAACACCGCATCCATGGCCGCTTTGCAAACTTTGCGAAGCCTATCTGCATCGCTGCAGACGACACAAAGTCAGGCATCATCGGGGCTCAGGGTCGCGTCCGCGTCGGATAATGCCGCCTACTGGTCAATTTCCACGACGATGAGTTCCGACAGGCGCGCTGTTTCTGCGATTTCGGACGCTCTTGGCCTTGGTGCTGCCAAGGTCGATACGGCTTATGCCGGAATGGAAGCGGTCGTTGACGTCCTTGCAGAGTTCAAGGCGAAGCTTGTCGCATCCAAGGAAGATGGCGTCGATAAGAAAAAGATCCAAGCCGAGCTCGAGCAATTCAAGCAACAAGTCGTTAGCATCGCTGAGGCGTCGAGCTTTGGCGGACAAAACTGGTTGAATACTGATATCGCCGAACTTGATGAGCCCACACAAAACAGGGTCTCTGTCGTCTCTTCTTTCATCCGATCGGCCGGCAGTGGCGTGTCAGTGGACACGACAGAGGTCGCACTCGACGAAATCTCGCTTTTTAACAGAACTGGTGGGGGCCTGCTCCAATCAGCCAAGATCACAAAGCAGGTCATCACCCCAGGTGGCCTTCCCTCCGATATTGGCGGCCTGCAAAATGGTGCAGTCTCTGACACGCCGCATTATGGCCATTCATGGTTTACATTCGCCGGTGCCCGCAGTCTCGGGCCCACCGATCAGATCTCCTTCAATGTGATGGTCGACGCCAACGCGCCCTATTCCGCCGGCAGCAATTACTCAGTCGTGATTGATCAAGCGCTGGTGAATTCCGCGCTTGGAAAGTCAGACGGATCTATCACGGGTACCGCTGAGATGGTCACCGTGATGAGGGCTGCCTTGACTGCCGCTGGCGTGCCCGCAGACACCTCGCATGATTTTCACTTCTCACCGACTTCCGGTAGCGGCAGCCTGATCGATGTCTTTTCGCTGGAGACGACCGCTCCAGGGCAGGGGTCAAGCATCGCAATTGGATCGGTCAGTTCGACGCTTGCCAGTAATTACAGTTTTGGCCTGTCGCAGGCCTATCAGCACGTCAATATTCGGCCCGCCGCCTACGTCCCGTTTACGGCAGGCTTCCAGTTCCAGCTGACGCCGTCTTCGCAGTTCTCATTTGACGTCAACTTTCCGTCAGCCGGAACCAGTCAGACCTATACGGTCACCAAGGCCGATGTGGATGCAGCTCTTGGCACAAGCGACGGCCTTGTCGGTAGTGTTGCTGATTTCGCGACAGTGCTGAATTCTGTTGTCAGCGAACTGAATTTCTCGTCTTATAGCGGCAATCTTAGCATTAGCCCGGATACCTCCGGACCGCATGTCGGGCGATATGCGGTCTTCAACATCTCGAATACCAGTGTGACGGACATACTCACAGTCGAGACGAACTCGACCTATGTGACCTTAAGCGGGTTTGATTTCCTATCCATCGATATAACCGATCCAGGTGCCGATATTGATGACCTGATTTCCGCTCTCGACGTTATGTCACAAGCTGTTGTCTCTGGTGCCTCGATACTTGGTGCTTTGCAGTCAAGAATTGATCTCCAAGCCGGGTTTGCCGAAGAGATGATGGCAACGATCGACAAGGGTGTTGGTCGTCTCGTCGACGCCGATCTCAATGCGGTGTCGACTAGGTTGAAGGCGCTTCAAACCCAGGAGCAGCTTGCTTTACAAAGCCTTCAGATTGCCAATACGCAGCCCGAGATCATTCTGTCACTCTTCCGCTAG
- a CDS encoding helix-turn-helix domain-containing protein: protein MATESEDLLLIGQKLKATRKELGYSQKRVAEEAGISRLRYQDIEAGRSSARTTTLINIGRAMGLELMFVPQVWVPAVTALLRPDNFVDDTPGLVFTQLDDDEA from the coding sequence GTGGCAACTGAATCAGAAGACCTCCTGCTCATCGGTCAGAAACTGAAGGCAACTCGCAAAGAGCTCGGCTATTCGCAAAAGCGGGTGGCAGAAGAGGCGGGAATTTCGCGTCTGCGTTATCAGGACATCGAAGCAGGTCGCAGCTCCGCCCGAACGACGACCCTGATCAATATCGGCCGTGCCATGGGCCTCGAATTGATGTTTGTTCCGCAGGTCTGGGTGCCGGCCGTCACTGCGCTGTTGAGGCCGGATAACTTTGTTGATGACACGCCGGGCCTTGTCTTTACCCAACTTGATGATGATGAAGCTTGA
- a CDS encoding cold-shock protein produces the protein MATGIVKFFAQDKGFGFITPDAGGPDVFVHISAISTGSPLQDGEKVNYDVGQDRKTGKSKAENVTVLR, from the coding sequence ATGGCAACCGGCATCGTCAAATTCTTCGCCCAGGACAAGGGCTTCGGCTTCATCACCCCCGACGCGGGCGGCCCTGACGTCTTTGTCCACATTTCTGCGATTAGCACGGGCAGCCCGCTGCAGGATGGTGAGAAGGTGAACTATGATGTCGGCCAGGATCGCAAGACCGGCAAGTCCAAGGCAGAGAACGTCACCGTTCTGCGCTGA
- a CDS encoding GGDEF domain-containing protein, whose product MDAKDLLFYLPLTVFIGLSVFFLLLWRLGLASSWHWSVGFLQTGLGFALSTFPVEPRFDQLASGILFIGAAYCYGSALMIHFGVDRAALVRRCLALSFLAPHIYFIFIDPNLRLVLFVIEMVFSSLLAIAVFKVVGRSKNTADRFLIFASFLAVLDSLVRGVVFTFIFPTGEAMSEFVESAYNLSVHVTTLTICLLFPFSAITALALKSVDKHRLAAARDPMTGLLNRRGFEMAVEQLAKSGKCAGAVVVADIDHFKAINDARGHDVGDQVIIDMALRLKQMAGENTLLTRFGGEEFVILLPGASEADAKHWAETMRKSLKDTSITRLHGQSFTASFGVSEVADLKHDVLTAIGRADEALYLAKRNGRDRVECATTVRERSVDSRAQVTSFA is encoded by the coding sequence ATGGATGCCAAAGACCTGCTTTTCTATTTGCCACTGACCGTCTTTATCGGCCTTTCGGTGTTTTTTCTGCTCTTGTGGCGCCTGGGCCTGGCATCATCCTGGCATTGGTCGGTGGGCTTCTTGCAAACCGGGCTCGGCTTTGCCCTTTCCACATTTCCGGTGGAACCGCGATTTGATCAGCTGGCATCTGGGATCTTGTTCATTGGTGCCGCCTATTGTTACGGCAGCGCCTTGATGATCCATTTCGGCGTGGACCGAGCTGCTCTGGTGAGACGCTGCCTGGCACTCTCCTTCCTTGCCCCTCACATCTATTTTATCTTCATCGATCCCAATCTCCGGCTTGTCCTTTTCGTGATCGAGATGGTCTTTTCGAGCCTGCTGGCAATCGCGGTCTTCAAGGTGGTCGGCCGTAGCAAGAATACAGCCGATCGTTTTCTGATTTTTGCCAGTTTCCTGGCGGTGCTCGATAGTCTGGTACGGGGCGTTGTCTTCACCTTCATCTTTCCTACCGGTGAAGCGATGAGCGAATTCGTCGAGTCCGCCTATAATCTTTCGGTCCATGTAACGACGCTGACGATCTGTCTGCTCTTCCCCTTCTCTGCGATCACAGCACTTGCCCTGAAATCGGTGGACAAGCATAGGCTTGCAGCAGCCCGCGATCCCATGACTGGATTGTTGAACAGGCGTGGATTTGAAATGGCCGTCGAGCAACTGGCCAAAAGCGGCAAATGCGCAGGCGCTGTCGTCGTTGCCGACATCGATCACTTCAAGGCCATCAATGACGCCCGCGGGCATGATGTCGGCGATCAGGTGATCATCGACATGGCATTAAGGCTCAAGCAGATGGCCGGCGAAAACACATTGCTGACCCGTTTCGGCGGAGAGGAATTCGTTATTCTTTTGCCCGGTGCCTCAGAAGCGGACGCGAAACACTGGGCAGAGACGATGCGCAAAAGTCTGAAGGACACTTCAATCACCAGGCTTCACGGGCAGTCGTTTACCGCGAGTTTCGGGGTCAGCGAAGTCGCCGACCTGAAACATGATGTCCTCACGGCGATCGGCCGCGCCGATGAAGCACTTTATCTTGCCAAGCGTAATGGTCGGGATCGTGTCGAATGCGCAACCACCGTCAGGGAACGCTCTGTTGATAGCCGGGCTCAGGTTACCTCATTTGCCTGA
- a CDS encoding FadR/GntR family transcriptional regulator — protein sequence MSDQFLRPDVVSSLTPLPPADRGRQVSESLAAYIQQAELAAGDRLPAERELMAALGVGRSTIREVIRQFQALGVMETRKGSGTYLVKPITSATIHMPLSVNMGSLRDALLQTLEVRRGIECEACMAAARRRTQDDILYISAALEEMERVHLQKGTAGKEDLAFHLAIYDATHNPLFRQLLEQMREAFESFWDTPFDRPDFARRSFPYHRTLFNAIVAQDTEAARRETIKILDIVEEDIKEMSK from the coding sequence ATGTCAGACCAATTTTTGAGGCCTGACGTGGTTTCATCTCTCACCCCTCTCCCGCCCGCAGACCGTGGCCGCCAGGTGTCGGAATCGCTGGCTGCCTATATTCAACAGGCCGAGCTTGCGGCCGGTGATCGCTTGCCAGCCGAGCGTGAACTGATGGCAGCACTGGGCGTTGGTCGCTCGACAATCCGCGAGGTCATCAGGCAGTTTCAGGCGCTGGGCGTGATGGAAACGCGCAAGGGCAGTGGTACCTATCTCGTGAAGCCGATCACCTCAGCCACGATCCATATGCCGCTCTCGGTCAACATGGGCAGTCTGCGTGACGCCCTGTTGCAGACGCTCGAGGTGCGCCGTGGCATCGAATGCGAAGCCTGCATGGCAGCAGCCCGCCGGCGCACCCAGGACGATATCTTGTATATCAGTGCAGCGCTTGAGGAGATGGAGCGTGTCCATCTTCAAAAAGGCACCGCCGGCAAGGAAGATCTGGCCTTTCACCTCGCCATCTATGATGCGACCCATAATCCGCTGTTCAGGCAGTTGCTCGAACAGATGCGCGAAGCCTTCGAGAGCTTCTGGGACACGCCGTTTGACCGCCCGGACTTTGCGCGCCGCTCCTTTCCCTATCACCGCACCCTGTTCAACGCGATCGTCGCCCAGGACACCGAGGCTGCACGGCGCGAGACCATCAAGATCCTCGACATCGTCGAGGAAGACATCAAGGAAATGTCCAAATGA